One Shewanella sp. MR-4 DNA window includes the following coding sequences:
- the dnaQ gene encoding DNA polymerase III subunit epsilon has protein sequence MNIISNASRQVILDTETTGMNQGSGAVYLGHRIIEIGCVEVINRRLTGRYYHQYINPGQAIDPEAIAVHGITDERVANEPRFHQIAQEFIDFISGAEIVAHNANFDVSFMDHEFSLLQPLGPKTSDICEILDSLDIAKFLHPGQKNNLDALCKRYGIDNSRRLYHGALLDAEILADVYLAMTGGQTKFNLSNEEVGQEAGGIQRFDPTSLNLKVIRASADELVMHEERLDLVAKSGKCLWRG, from the coding sequence ATGAATATTATCTCAAACGCGAGCCGTCAGGTTATTTTGGATACTGAAACCACGGGTATGAACCAAGGCAGTGGTGCAGTGTATTTAGGGCACAGAATTATTGAGATAGGCTGTGTTGAGGTGATCAACCGCCGTTTAACGGGACGTTATTACCATCAATATATTAATCCCGGCCAAGCGATTGACCCAGAAGCTATTGCGGTTCACGGGATCACCGATGAGCGCGTCGCCAATGAGCCGCGATTTCATCAGATAGCGCAGGAGTTTATCGATTTTATCAGTGGCGCAGAAATTGTGGCCCATAACGCAAACTTCGACGTGAGCTTTATGGACCATGAGTTTTCACTGCTGCAGCCTTTAGGGCCAAAGACGAGTGATATTTGTGAGATTTTAGACTCCCTCGACATTGCAAAATTTTTGCATCCAGGGCAAAAGAACAACTTAGACGCGCTGTGTAAACGTTATGGCATAGATAACTCTCGCCGCCTGTACCACGGGGCATTACTCGACGCCGAGATCCTTGCTGATGTGTATTTGGCGATGACGGGCGGGCAGACTAAGTTTAATCTTTCTAACGAAGAAGTCGGCCAAGAGGCCGGTGGTATTCAACGCTTTGATCCCACATCACTTAATCTTAAAGTGATCCGCGCATCTGCCGATGAACTCGTTATGCATGAAGAGCGTCTTGATTTAGTCGCAAAATCAGGAAAATGCCTCTGGAGAGGATAA
- a CDS encoding TIGR03503 family protein, whose amino-acid sequence MTTQAVPVSTASELKNRFRVDHMVSSMTLLIQREYGSAPVVIVLPDGSKWYANRHPETVKWVDGITGDIIYIESPQPGPWQLVGKVVPGSQLKRVSKLEIEVQQLPQPLFQGEEAKVVAQLMGDAERVRMPGLDYLVEWTAHFVSKHRAGDENFAAGDIIVGSYKDNGEKFDERPDDGMFTSDINLKQPWGEYDFVVQARNNVFERQVSFPFTLSPRPVNAEVITPEDPLTGQWKIMLHADSSVLQLAETHFSFELVGPAGLQLPLVLHGLKESETELQIPPVTEFGSYRIKGTVATTTVTGRQIMLDLPELFFNLVQPPEPPPSEEELAAVAAQKAAEEEAVAKQDALFWIITINAVLIVLGVAGLIIWRKRQSLAQALAAAEQRMLDEAEQNKPEAPSLDEIDLTMPDESDPRR is encoded by the coding sequence ATGACTACTCAAGCGGTGCCTGTGAGTACTGCTTCTGAACTTAAAAATCGATTTAGAGTTGACCATATGGTCAGCAGTATGACGCTGTTGATCCAACGGGAGTACGGCTCTGCGCCTGTGGTTATCGTTCTGCCCGACGGCAGTAAGTGGTACGCCAATCGTCATCCAGAAACGGTAAAATGGGTCGATGGCATCACCGGAGACATCATTTATATCGAATCGCCTCAACCTGGCCCTTGGCAATTGGTGGGTAAGGTGGTTCCAGGTTCGCAACTCAAACGTGTCTCTAAACTTGAGATTGAAGTGCAGCAACTGCCACAGCCGTTATTCCAAGGCGAAGAAGCCAAAGTCGTCGCCCAATTAATGGGGGATGCGGAGCGGGTACGCATGCCGGGGCTAGATTATTTAGTCGAGTGGACCGCGCATTTTGTGAGTAAACATCGCGCTGGAGATGAGAACTTTGCCGCCGGTGACATTATCGTCGGCTCTTACAAAGATAATGGCGAAAAGTTCGATGAAAGACCCGACGATGGCATGTTTACCAGCGATATCAATCTAAAACAGCCCTGGGGCGAGTACGATTTTGTGGTGCAGGCACGTAACAACGTGTTTGAGAGACAGGTTTCATTTCCCTTTACCTTATCTCCAAGGCCAGTTAATGCCGAGGTGATCACCCCAGAGGATCCCTTAACAGGACAATGGAAAATCATGTTGCACGCCGATAGCAGTGTGCTGCAATTGGCTGAAACCCATTTCTCCTTCGAGCTTGTTGGGCCAGCAGGTTTACAACTTCCTCTTGTGCTACATGGGCTTAAGGAGAGTGAAACTGAATTGCAAATACCGCCTGTTACCGAGTTTGGCAGCTACCGGATTAAAGGCACTGTGGCGACAACGACAGTCACGGGTCGTCAAATTATGCTGGATTTACCCGAACTCTTCTTTAACTTAGTTCAACCTCCTGAACCTCCACCGAGTGAAGAGGAGTTAGCCGCCGTTGCAGCCCAAAAAGCCGCTGAAGAAGAAGCCGTCGCAAAACAGGATGCGCTGTTTTGGATCATTACCATCAATGCTGTGTTAATAGTGCTTGGCGTTGCGGGGCTGATTATTTGGCGTAAGCGGCAGAGTTTAGCGCAGGCGCTAGCCGCTGCAGAGCAGCGTATGTTAGATGAGGCGGAGCAGAATAAGCCTGAAGCCCCATCCCTTGATGAGATTGATTTAACGATGCCGGACGAGTCTGACCCGCGAAGATAA
- a CDS encoding TetR/AcrR family transcriptional regulator: MSSWEQRRDYLTQVALRSLRGHKTFDLCRSHLVQVSQISKGTIYNHFTTEADLIVAVASAQYDEWLCAAKQDVQRYPDPFSRFLYHHCFRLHQVLSQQRFVIERIMPNQTLLFEATESCRQRFETLFDEYHQWNRNTISEVGDIPGFNRTELVMDYLRGAMINSDDSNRKADDVQLYCQFSYALTQLMGHSDKRIPTEGVFANWLSNLPSGAAELSAA, translated from the coding sequence ATGAGTAGCTGGGAGCAAAGGAGAGACTACCTAACACAAGTTGCACTTCGCAGCTTGAGAGGGCACAAAACGTTTGATTTATGTCGTTCTCATTTGGTGCAGGTGAGCCAAATATCGAAAGGCACTATCTACAATCATTTTACGACAGAAGCTGATCTTATCGTTGCCGTCGCTTCTGCCCAATACGATGAGTGGCTCTGCGCAGCAAAGCAGGATGTTCAGCGATATCCAGATCCTTTTAGCAGATTCTTATATCATCACTGCTTTCGACTTCATCAAGTCTTATCGCAACAACGGTTTGTGATTGAGCGTATTATGCCCAATCAAACTTTATTATTTGAAGCGACAGAGAGTTGTCGGCAGCGATTTGAAACTCTATTTGATGAATACCATCAGTGGAATCGAAATACGATTTCAGAGGTAGGGGATATACCCGGATTTAATCGAACCGAACTCGTCATGGACTATCTTCGTGGCGCAATGATAAACAGCGATGACTCCAATAGAAAAGCGGATGATGTACAACTCTATTGTCAATTTAGTTATGCGTTAACTCAGTTAATGGGGCACTCGGATAAACGTATTCCAACTGAAGGCGTATTTGCAAACTGGCTGTCGAACTTACCGAGTGGTGCGGCGGAGCTTTCGGCTGCTTAA
- a CDS encoding class I SAM-dependent methyltransferase produces the protein MSYNSTVRKPEQWEDLPNGPALQQAVADKLADWWPRVFGYHLLKLGPLSAELSSMASPVAHHFSLCSEPNASLIGDFCHLPLQNGVIDAVLMSLLLEFEADPYRILRETDRVLIAGGYLFIVGFNPLSPVFLGKLWPKYQDNLPWCGRFFMPSRVRDWLGLLGYQVVSDERLVYHPLIGEFNEGRFMQQTLASWLPSAGSLYLIVARKLESPLTPIRDKRKVLQPNWSTAPSAGRTGHLSEHTK, from the coding sequence GTGTCGTATAACAGTACTGTGCGCAAACCCGAGCAATGGGAAGATTTGCCCAATGGTCCTGCACTCCAACAAGCCGTGGCCGATAAGCTTGCCGATTGGTGGCCGAGGGTATTTGGTTATCACCTCCTCAAACTTGGTCCATTAAGTGCCGAGCTGTCGAGCATGGCATCCCCCGTTGCCCATCATTTTTCTTTGTGTTCAGAGCCAAATGCCTCACTCATTGGGGATTTTTGTCATTTGCCCTTACAAAATGGGGTGATCGATGCGGTGCTGATGAGCCTGTTGCTCGAATTTGAGGCCGATCCCTACCGTATTTTGCGGGAAACCGATAGGGTGCTGATCGCCGGCGGTTACTTATTTATTGTGGGTTTTAATCCCCTAAGCCCAGTGTTTCTTGGCAAGTTATGGCCTAAATATCAGGACAATTTGCCCTGGTGCGGACGTTTTTTTATGCCATCTCGGGTGCGAGATTGGTTGGGATTATTAGGTTATCAAGTGGTGAGCGATGAGCGTTTGGTCTATCACCCTTTAATTGGTGAGTTTAATGAAGGCCGTTTTATGCAGCAAACCTTGGCCTCCTGGCTACCCAGTGCGGGCAGTTTATATTTGATTGTGGCGCGTAAATTAGAGTCGCCATTAACGCCCATCCGCGACAAACGTAAAGTGTTACAACCTAATTGGTCTACTGCCCCTAGCGCAGGTCGAACCGGACATTTATCCGAACATACCAAATAA
- a CDS encoding MDR family oxidoreductase has protein sequence MFDALVLTQEDSRINARVAQISETDLPEGEVLVDVAYSSLNYKDGLAVTGTGKIIRQFPMVPGIDFAGVVNQSNDPRYQAGDQVILTGWGVGENHWGGMAQKARVKADWLVSMPQNCDPAKAMMIGTAGLTAMLCVQALEQAGVTPQSGDILVTGASGGVGSVAVTLLANAGYRVVACSGRVEQNTPLLLQLGAAEVIDRRELEQDAKPLEAQRWAGVVDTVGNKILAKALAQIQYGGAAAICGLAGGFALPTTVMPFILRGVNLLGIDSVYCPFEKRKAAWEAVVKALPAHFYQQACQQISLAEVPDFANKIIQGQVTGRVLVRL, from the coding sequence ATGTTTGATGCTTTAGTCTTGACACAAGAAGATAGTCGTATAAACGCTCGAGTTGCTCAGATCAGCGAAACGGATCTACCTGAAGGTGAAGTCTTAGTCGATGTTGCTTATTCCTCATTAAATTATAAAGATGGTTTAGCAGTGACGGGAACAGGCAAAATTATTCGTCAGTTTCCTATGGTTCCTGGGATCGATTTTGCCGGTGTTGTTAACCAATCGAATGATCCTAGATATCAAGCTGGCGATCAGGTGATTTTGACAGGGTGGGGCGTAGGCGAAAATCACTGGGGCGGTATGGCGCAAAAAGCTAGAGTCAAAGCGGATTGGTTGGTATCTATGCCCCAAAACTGTGACCCTGCCAAAGCGATGATGATTGGTACCGCAGGGCTTACGGCGATGTTATGCGTGCAAGCACTTGAGCAGGCTGGCGTGACGCCTCAAAGTGGGGATATTCTGGTCACAGGAGCCAGCGGTGGTGTGGGTTCTGTTGCTGTGACTCTACTTGCCAATGCTGGCTATCGTGTGGTCGCCTGCAGTGGTCGGGTTGAGCAGAATACGCCATTATTGCTGCAGCTTGGTGCAGCAGAAGTAATTGATCGTCGTGAGCTTGAGCAAGATGCAAAGCCGCTCGAGGCGCAGCGCTGGGCAGGTGTGGTTGATACCGTTGGTAATAAGATCCTCGCTAAGGCATTAGCACAAATTCAATACGGTGGTGCTGCCGCGATTTGTGGTTTAGCGGGCGGGTTTGCCTTACCAACAACCGTAATGCCATTTATTTTGCGGGGAGTAAATTTACTGGGAATCGATTCGGTTTATTGTCCATTTGAGAAACGAAAGGCTGCGTGGGAAGCTGTGGTTAAAGCGTTACCAGCGCATTTTTATCAACAAGCATGCCAACAGATATCATTGGCAGAGGTTCCTGACTTTGCGAATAAGATTATTCAAGGCCAAGTTACAGGGCGTGTATTAGTTAGGCTTTAA
- a CDS encoding LysR substrate-binding domain-containing protein, with amino-acid sequence MRITLRQLAVFEAVARSGQVAKAAEQVNLSPPATSMALAELEKQLNARLFERIGNRLQLNSQGNLLLPLATDLLHRVEQIEQAFTRQDGDLVGHLSVSASSTIGNYLMAKAAVAFCQQHTQTHVDVAITNTQDVIQSVAQFRAEMGFIEGHCTDNRLNIEPWHKDRLLVFCHPAHPLAGQTVKPVEVKGLSWVLREEGSGTREYFVNAANELGMQPEAKFCFTTPDAIKLAVKQGAGLGVLSELALDKDISRKELALVTIEGLVLERQFYRITHKSRQATSLGSAFVQFCSNFFHLSRELTAQR; translated from the coding sequence ATGCGAATAACCTTAAGGCAACTTGCGGTATTTGAAGCTGTTGCACGCAGTGGGCAAGTAGCCAAAGCGGCGGAGCAGGTTAATCTCTCGCCGCCAGCGACCTCAATGGCCTTGGCCGAATTAGAAAAGCAGCTTAACGCCCGTTTATTTGAACGGATTGGTAATAGGTTGCAGCTCAACTCCCAGGGTAATCTGTTACTGCCACTGGCGACGGACTTGTTGCATCGAGTCGAGCAAATCGAGCAGGCGTTCACCCGCCAAGACGGCGATTTGGTCGGGCATTTAAGCGTGAGTGCCAGTTCGACTATCGGCAACTATTTAATGGCGAAGGCGGCGGTGGCCTTTTGTCAGCAACACACTCAGACCCATGTAGATGTGGCGATTACCAATACCCAAGATGTTATCCAATCGGTCGCGCAATTTCGCGCCGAAATGGGCTTTATCGAAGGGCATTGCACCGATAACCGCTTGAATATTGAGCCATGGCATAAGGACAGGTTATTGGTCTTTTGCCATCCCGCCCATCCTCTCGCGGGGCAAACGGTCAAACCCGTTGAGGTCAAAGGCCTATCATGGGTACTCAGGGAGGAAGGCTCGGGTACGCGGGAGTATTTTGTTAATGCTGCCAATGAATTAGGAATGCAGCCCGAGGCGAAGTTTTGTTTTACTACCCCCGATGCTATCAAGCTTGCGGTAAAACAAGGGGCGGGACTTGGCGTGCTCTCTGAATTGGCGCTGGATAAAGACATCAGCCGAAAAGAGTTAGCCCTAGTCACCATCGAAGGCTTAGTGCTAGAGCGTCAGTTTTACCGCATCACCCATAAGAGCCGTCAAGCAACCTCGCTAGGATCGGCCTTTGTGCAGTTTTGCAGTAATTTTTTTCATTTATCTCGGGAATTAACGGCGCAACGTTAA
- a CDS encoding putative bifunctional diguanylate cyclase/phosphodiesterase has translation MPSSRFQDADTQVQLIQLAPLLNQAGVYIFTKDHADRYTFVNEAVCKFYQASLPEILGQKAEQFLELGLAKILREGDKRVLQQGEELLMEEELVVRKTREKRLFWSIRIPLRDINGDISGLFGISIDITGRRSIADRIGEHNQLLNTLLSNIDAFVYMKSIDGKYLYANHKIVELHNRSLSDIIGKTDLELMNENFADPLMEMDKQVFQSGLRKSTQEIVVGADGIERSFWSIKVPIKLPGQEPALVGFSTEITELLQLKEHLEYQRVTDNLTGLPNQHKFEQSLQLALDNAKRSKQQLAVLLINFDQFKYVNNALGHESANEIIKAAARRLDQCDWLSGSLARFSSGDFAILLAKTGSADEVAMVAERLRMVCAEPYRVAGQVFHLTASVGVSSYPADGDMVWHLIKHAESAMYHAKDQGRDQIQFYSAHLSKAVSERILLERDLRIALIEKQFELYYQPKIRLADKQVAGVEALLRWNRPMHGFMSPALFIPLAESLGLINQIGDWVIETACQQLSAWSTQGLGEIQIAVNLSPSQLTSSTLLDRVKLLLAQYAIKPNMLEMEVTESMMMHNPEEAISKLQALRELNIQLYIDDFGTGYSSMSYLKRLPINALKLDRSFIIHMATDPRDADVCEGIIELAHKLGLDVVAEGVETQAQYDALLERGCDIIQGYLYSRPLPIEQVSRFLLKHLMCKA, from the coding sequence ATGCCGAGTAGTCGTTTTCAAGATGCGGATACACAAGTTCAACTTATCCAATTGGCACCCTTATTGAATCAGGCTGGTGTCTACATATTCACGAAAGACCATGCTGATCGCTATACCTTCGTAAATGAAGCTGTCTGTAAATTTTATCAGGCATCCTTGCCAGAAATCTTGGGGCAGAAGGCTGAACAATTCTTGGAGCTTGGGCTAGCAAAAATACTGCGCGAAGGAGATAAAAGGGTTTTACAACAGGGTGAAGAATTATTAATGGAGGAGGAGCTGGTCGTTAGAAAGACCAGAGAAAAACGGCTTTTTTGGTCAATTAGAATACCACTACGAGACATTAACGGTGATATTTCTGGACTATTTGGCATATCGATTGACATCACAGGCCGCAGAAGTATTGCAGATAGAATTGGTGAGCACAATCAATTGCTTAATACTCTTCTTTCAAACATTGATGCCTTTGTTTATATGAAGTCGATTGACGGTAAATATCTATATGCTAATCACAAAATTGTTGAACTCCACAATCGTTCATTAAGTGATATTATCGGTAAAACCGATCTCGAATTGATGAATGAGAATTTTGCGGATCCTTTAATGGAGATGGATAAGCAAGTTTTTCAATCCGGTTTGCGTAAGAGTACACAAGAAATAGTCGTTGGAGCCGACGGTATTGAACGTTCTTTTTGGTCAATAAAAGTACCGATAAAACTGCCGGGACAAGAACCTGCATTAGTTGGATTTTCAACTGAAATCACTGAACTCTTACAACTCAAGGAACATCTAGAATATCAGCGTGTTACAGATAATCTGACCGGCCTTCCTAACCAGCACAAATTTGAACAATCGTTACAACTAGCACTGGACAATGCAAAGCGTTCTAAACAACAGTTAGCGGTATTACTGATAAATTTTGATCAGTTTAAATATGTAAATAATGCATTGGGTCATGAATCTGCAAATGAGATTATCAAAGCAGCTGCTAGACGGTTGGATCAGTGTGATTGGTTGTCCGGTAGTCTTGCCAGATTTTCCAGTGGTGACTTTGCCATATTACTGGCAAAAACAGGATCGGCAGACGAAGTGGCCATGGTCGCAGAACGTCTACGAATGGTATGTGCCGAACCATATCGGGTTGCAGGACAAGTCTTTCATCTAACGGCGAGTGTGGGTGTCAGTAGTTACCCTGCAGATGGCGATATGGTTTGGCACTTAATTAAACATGCCGAATCAGCTATGTATCATGCCAAAGATCAAGGGCGCGATCAGATACAGTTTTATTCTGCTCATCTCAGTAAAGCCGTATCTGAGAGAATACTGTTAGAACGGGATTTGCGCATTGCTTTAATAGAGAAACAATTTGAACTCTATTACCAACCCAAAATACGCTTGGCAGACAAACAAGTCGCAGGAGTTGAGGCCCTACTCCGCTGGAACAGACCCATGCATGGCTTTATGTCTCCAGCATTGTTTATCCCTCTGGCAGAGAGCCTTGGTTTGATAAATCAAATTGGCGACTGGGTGATAGAAACAGCCTGCCAACAATTATCAGCATGGTCGACTCAAGGATTAGGTGAAATTCAAATAGCCGTTAATCTTTCTCCCAGCCAACTAACCAGTTCCACATTACTAGATCGGGTGAAGTTGTTACTTGCTCAATATGCAATTAAACCCAACATGCTGGAAATGGAGGTAACAGAGTCAATGATGATGCACAATCCCGAGGAAGCCATCAGTAAACTCCAAGCGTTGAGAGAATTGAATATCCAACTTTATATTGATGATTTTGGCACGGGTTACTCATCCATGTCATATCTTAAACGCCTACCGATCAATGCGTTGAAACTGGATCGCAGTTTCATTATTCATATGGCCACCGATCCCCGTGATGCCGATGTTTGTGAAGGGATAATCGAACTGGCGCATAAACTCGGATTAGATGTGGTGGCCGAAGGTGTTGAAACTCAAGCACAATATGATGCATTGCTTGAGCGAGGTTGCGATATTATTCAGGGCTATTTGTACAGCCGTCCTTTGCCAATAGAACAAGTCTCCCGTTTTTTATTAAAGCATTTAATGTGTAAGGCCTGA
- a CDS encoding cytochrome c3 family protein — protein MKMLNIVLALVLGGLVSLSAHAVEQRPWHKEVIGKDCKVCHDNGIKQFPSDQACLQCHDVDDLAKKTARSEEDKWQNPHNNLHYGKDLPCQECHGEHKSKQPLCSNCHTFKFDKYKK, from the coding sequence ATGAAAATGTTAAATATTGTACTCGCACTGGTCTTAGGTGGCTTGGTGAGTCTGTCTGCTCACGCCGTAGAACAACGTCCTTGGCATAAAGAAGTCATTGGCAAAGATTGTAAGGTATGTCACGACAATGGCATCAAGCAATTTCCTTCGGATCAAGCTTGTTTGCAGTGTCACGATGTGGATGATTTAGCAAAGAAAACGGCTCGTAGTGAAGAGGATAAGTGGCAGAATCCACATAATAATCTGCATTATGGTAAAGATCTGCCGTGTCAGGAATGTCACGGTGAACATAAGTCTAAGCAACCTTTATGCAGTAATTGCCACACCTTTAAGTTTGACAAGTATAAAAAGTAA
- a CDS encoding LysR family transcriptional regulator, whose product MLKIELLESFIAIAECGNLSKAADKVCRTQSTLSLQVKKLEEVVGQSLLLRDNKGVALTEAGLTLLNYAYKMMQLNSQAIHELKDCPNREMIRLGVPTDYIGCYLNSCLLEFIREFTCIELVIDTDVSGNLFKRLQQGEFDLIVATHWQTPINGELLFSRRFHWVAAKGGNAHKRETIPMALYPENCPIRAQVFANHQLSMRPIHVLLSTPSPQALCLAVENDLVIAPIAEFRINEQMQILEPLEYGLPPLPLFNESLYLNPETQTDATIQLIALLKANVDHLENTESCVISVR is encoded by the coding sequence ATGTTAAAAATAGAATTACTTGAGAGTTTTATTGCGATAGCGGAATGCGGCAACTTGTCAAAAGCGGCAGATAAAGTCTGTCGCACACAATCAACCTTGAGTTTACAAGTCAAAAAGCTTGAAGAGGTCGTTGGACAATCGTTGTTGCTGCGAGACAACAAAGGCGTAGCCTTAACCGAGGCTGGTTTAACTCTATTAAATTACGCCTATAAAATGATGCAACTCAACTCGCAGGCAATACATGAATTAAAAGATTGCCCCAACCGAGAAATGATTAGATTAGGGGTGCCTACCGACTATATTGGATGTTATTTAAACAGTTGTTTATTGGAATTTATCCGAGAATTCACCTGTATCGAACTCGTGATCGACACTGATGTCAGTGGGAATCTGTTTAAGCGCCTACAGCAGGGGGAATTTGATCTCATCGTGGCCACCCATTGGCAAACACCAATTAACGGTGAGTTGCTGTTCTCCCGCCGCTTTCACTGGGTTGCAGCCAAAGGTGGCAACGCACATAAACGCGAGACGATTCCGATGGCGCTTTACCCAGAAAACTGCCCGATACGGGCGCAGGTATTTGCCAACCATCAACTCAGTATGCGGCCAATTCATGTATTGTTATCGACCCCATCACCACAGGCCTTATGTTTGGCGGTAGAGAATGATCTTGTCATTGCGCCCATTGCCGAGTTTCGCATTAATGAACAGATGCAAATATTGGAGCCACTCGAATATGGCTTACCACCACTTCCACTCTTTAATGAATCTCTCTATTTAAATCCAGAAACGCAAACAGATGCCACAATTCAACTAATCGCTTTACTCAAAGCAAATGTAGATCATTTAGAAAATACTGAATCATGCGTAATTTCAGTGAGATAA
- a CDS encoding flavocytochrome c: MRKYDLLGRRNFIKGLGAATGVAIAAPAMALSEKADGVKWDKEVEVLIVGSGFAGLAAGIEAIRKGAKDVHIFEKMSYFGGNSAINGGLFAAPGTPMQKKEGIDDSVEKMVADQIASGRGIADESLLRHVASHAVEALQMTLDAGAEFHPYLQQLGGHSVARTYQTSVSCGAGITQPLLKECRRLGVKTHNRAKFEGFILGGKGNVVGVKMRENYHFAEDQPGKVVNIRALRGVLMATGGFAQNIDFRMAQDPTLTSEVGCTNAPGATGEGMLEMFRLGAVPVHLAHIQSGPWASPDEGGFGYVSNYSIFNFPHSIAINCMTGKRFMDEIADRKTRADAELACRDAKGEPLPPILITSFKDSKQHPNTAKVLKYNVGWKFDTLEALAKHFGIPIEPLKAQIEEYNSYVKTGVDKQFNKNMTKAKDKYIEAPFTVVRLWPKVHYCQGGVQVNTKAQVKDSFTGQPIPGLYAAGEVCGGIHGVSRLGSCSIPECMVMGMTAARSMMQA; this comes from the coding sequence ATGAGAAAATATGATCTGCTAGGACGCCGTAATTTTATTAAAGGCTTGGGTGCCGCTACAGGTGTTGCAATTGCAGCACCTGCTATGGCGTTATCAGAAAAGGCCGACGGTGTTAAATGGGATAAAGAAGTTGAAGTGCTAATTGTGGGATCTGGTTTTGCAGGATTGGCTGCAGGTATAGAGGCTATTCGCAAAGGCGCTAAAGATGTACATATATTTGAAAAAATGTCTTATTTCGGTGGTAACTCTGCAATTAACGGCGGTTTATTCGCGGCACCTGGGACGCCAATGCAGAAAAAAGAAGGCATTGATGATTCAGTTGAAAAAATGGTAGCAGATCAAATTGCATCTGGCCGCGGTATTGCGGACGAGAGCTTATTACGGCATGTGGCTTCACATGCTGTAGAGGCGCTGCAAATGACGTTAGATGCAGGAGCTGAATTTCATCCATATTTGCAGCAACTGGGTGGTCATTCCGTTGCTCGAACTTACCAAACGAGTGTGAGTTGTGGTGCCGGTATTACTCAACCTCTGCTAAAAGAGTGCCGCAGGCTAGGTGTAAAGACCCATAACCGCGCTAAGTTTGAAGGTTTCATTCTGGGGGGGAAGGGAAATGTTGTCGGTGTGAAAATGCGCGAAAACTATCACTTTGCTGAAGATCAACCAGGGAAGGTTGTTAATATTCGAGCATTGCGAGGCGTGCTTATGGCGACCGGCGGCTTTGCGCAGAATATCGATTTTCGGATGGCGCAAGATCCGACGCTAACCTCTGAAGTAGGCTGTACCAATGCGCCTGGCGCGACGGGTGAGGGCATGTTGGAAATGTTCCGCTTAGGGGCAGTGCCTGTCCACCTTGCCCATATCCAATCTGGGCCATGGGCTTCGCCCGATGAAGGCGGCTTTGGCTATGTATCTAATTATTCGATTTTTAACTTCCCTCATTCAATTGCGATTAACTGTATGACTGGTAAACGCTTTATGGATGAGATTGCGGACCGGAAAACACGAGCCGATGCGGAGTTGGCATGTCGTGATGCTAAAGGTGAACCGCTACCACCCATTTTAATTACGAGTTTTAAAGACTCTAAGCAGCATCCTAATACTGCCAAAGTGCTTAAATATAATGTGGGTTGGAAGTTCGATACTCTTGAGGCGTTAGCGAAACACTTTGGCATACCAATCGAGCCATTAAAAGCGCAGATTGAAGAATATAACAGCTATGTCAAAACGGGCGTTGATAAGCAATTTAACAAGAATATGACAAAAGCCAAGGATAAATATATTGAAGCGCCATTTACCGTAGTTCGTCTATGGCCAAAAGTGCATTACTGCCAAGGTGGTGTGCAGGTCAATACTAAGGCACAAGTGAAAGACAGCTTTACGGGTCAACCTATCCCAGGTTTGTATGCTGCAGGTGAAGTCTGTGGTGGTATTCACGGTGTTAGCCGTCTGGGGAGCTGCTCAATTCCAGAATGTATGGTGATGGGTATGACAGCCGCCCGCAGCATGATGCAAGCCTAA
- the rnhA gene encoding ribonuclease HI yields the protein MTELKLIHIFTDGSCLGNPGPGGYGIVMNYKGHTKEMSDGFALTTNNRMELLAPIVALEALKEPCKVILTSDSQYMRQGITTWIHGWKKKGWMTSNRTPVKNVDLWKRLDKAAQLHHIDWRWVKGHAGHAENERCDQLARAAAEASPTQIDEGYQAES from the coding sequence ATGACTGAACTAAAACTGATCCACATCTTCACCGATGGCTCTTGCTTAGGCAATCCTGGCCCCGGTGGCTATGGCATTGTAATGAATTATAAGGGCCATACAAAGGAGATGTCCGATGGTTTTGCCCTGACGACCAATAATCGCATGGAATTATTAGCCCCCATCGTTGCCCTCGAGGCCTTAAAAGAGCCTTGCAAGGTCATTTTAACCAGCGATAGCCAATATATGCGCCAAGGGATCACCACTTGGATCCACGGTTGGAAGAAAAAAGGTTGGATGACCTCTAATCGAACACCGGTGAAAAATGTCGATCTCTGGAAACGCCTAGACAAAGCCGCCCAACTCCATCATATCGATTGGCGTTGGGTGAAAGGCCACGCCGGGCACGCAGAGAATGAACGCTGCGATCAACTCGCCCGCGCCGCCGCCGAAGCGAGCCCTACCCAGATCGATGAAGGTTATCAGGCTGAGTCCTAA